A section of the Malania oleifera isolate guangnan ecotype guangnan chromosome 2, ASM2987363v1, whole genome shotgun sequence genome encodes:
- the LOC131148828 gene encoding uncharacterized protein At1g08160: MANPPTIQSRPRHPLLLRVIAMVILSLIVLVGIAVLITWLVIKPKRLVYTVEDASIHGFNLTNDHLNADLVILLRSYNPNSRVSIYYDSMEVSVAYDDQAVAFQAVEPFFQGHRNVTRLELMLPVRSALLSKSAAKDLALEKSAKEIELDVHVKARIRYKVGGWKSRDRALRMECSPVLVHPSSSKNFERTYCDLDL, translated from the coding sequence ATGGCCAACCCGCCAACGATACAATCCCGGCCAAGACACCCCCTCCTACTGAGAGTCATTGCCATGGTGATCCTATCCCTAATAGTCCTTGTGGGCATTGCCGTGCTCATCACATGGCTAGTCATCAAGCCCAAACGCCTTGTCTACACAGTTGAAGACGCCTCGATCCATGGCTTCAACCTCACCAATGACCATCTCAATGCCGACTTGGTCATTCTCCTTAGGTCATACAATCCCAACTCTAGGGTCTCCATCTACTACGACTCCATGGAGGTGTCGGTGGCCTATGACGACCAAGCGGTGGCGTTCCAAGCAGTCGAGCCTTTCTTCCAAGGCCATCGAAACGTGACACGGTTGGAGTTGATGCTCCCGGTGCGGTCTGCATTGCTGTCGAAGTCGGCAGCGAAGGACCTGGCGCTCGAGAAGTCCGCCAAGGAGATTGAATTGGATGTTCATGTTAAGGCAAGGATACGGTACAAGGTGGGAGGCTGGAAGTCCAGGGATCGGGCCCTAAGGATGGAGTGTTCCCCAGTGCTGGTTCATCCTTCTTCATCCAAGAATTTCGAGAGGACATACTGTGATCTAGACCTTTAA